One Maribacter dokdonensis DSW-8 genomic region harbors:
- the acs gene encoding acetate--CoA ligase — MSNYHIKHLEEYYQVYRKSIRNPEAFWEEIAEEHFVWRKRWDNVLSWDFKKPEIKWFEGAKLNITENCLDRHLPTRGDKTAIIFEPNDPKEEALHITYRQLHERVCRMANVLLDHGVKKGDRVCIYLPMIPELSVALLACARIGAIHSVVFAGFSSNALATRINDSDCKVVITADGSFRGRKSIDLKGIVDKALEGCPGVANVLVTKRTGTKIDMLDGRDKWLQPLLDEAYADCVAEIMDAEDPLFILYTSGSTGTPKGMVHTTAGYMVYTAYTFKNVFQYRENDVYWCTADIGWITGHSYIVYGPLANGATTLMFEGVPSYPDYGRFWEVVEKHKVNQFYTAPTAIRALAKENLDFVEKHDLSSLKVLGSVGEPINEEAWHWYNNNVGKKNSPIVDTWWQTETGGIMITPIPYVTPTTPTYATLPFIGIQPALMDENGKEIKGNQVDGRLCIKFPWPSIARTVWGNHDRYRDTYFSAFENMYFTGDGALRDAVGYYRITGRVDDVIIVSGHNLGTAPIEDSINEHPAVAESAIVGFPHDVKGNALYGYVILKETGESRDRENLRKEINQQITEHVGPIAKLDKIQFVSGLPKTRSGKIMRRILRKIASNDTSNLGDTSTLLNPEVVQEIMANAL, encoded by the coding sequence ATGAGTAATTACCACATTAAACATCTTGAGGAATACTATCAAGTCTACAGAAAATCGATCAGAAATCCCGAAGCATTTTGGGAAGAGATTGCAGAGGAGCATTTTGTCTGGCGCAAGCGCTGGGACAATGTATTGAGCTGGGATTTTAAAAAGCCCGAAATAAAATGGTTTGAAGGTGCAAAACTCAACATCACTGAAAATTGTTTAGACAGGCATTTACCCACAAGAGGTGACAAAACCGCCATCATATTTGAACCTAACGATCCTAAAGAAGAAGCTCTTCATATTACCTACAGGCAATTGCACGAGAGAGTTTGCCGAATGGCAAATGTATTATTGGACCATGGCGTAAAAAAAGGAGATCGTGTCTGTATTTATCTTCCAATGATTCCTGAGCTATCTGTCGCATTATTGGCATGTGCACGTATTGGCGCCATACATTCCGTAGTATTTGCAGGATTTTCTTCAAATGCCCTAGCAACACGGATCAATGATTCTGATTGTAAGGTTGTCATAACTGCGGATGGTTCTTTTCGAGGTAGAAAATCTATCGACCTAAAAGGAATTGTCGACAAAGCATTGGAAGGGTGCCCTGGTGTAGCCAATGTTTTAGTGACCAAACGCACAGGAACCAAAATAGACATGCTAGATGGCAGGGACAAATGGTTACAACCCTTATTGGACGAAGCTTATGCAGATTGTGTTGCAGAGATCATGGATGCCGAAGACCCATTATTTATACTATACACCTCTGGATCAACCGGTACCCCCAAAGGAATGGTACATACCACTGCAGGTTATATGGTATATACCGCCTATACATTTAAAAACGTATTTCAATATAGAGAAAATGATGTCTACTGGTGTACTGCTGATATAGGCTGGATAACCGGGCACTCGTATATAGTGTACGGTCCACTTGCAAATGGAGCAACCACATTAATGTTTGAGGGAGTTCCTTCCTACCCAGATTACGGACGTTTTTGGGAGGTTGTAGAAAAACATAAAGTTAATCAGTTTTATACCGCGCCAACGGCCATTAGAGCTTTGGCAAAAGAAAATTTAGATTTCGTTGAAAAACATGACTTATCTAGCCTTAAAGTGTTAGGCTCAGTAGGTGAACCCATAAATGAGGAAGCATGGCATTGGTACAACAACAATGTTGGCAAAAAAAATAGCCCTATAGTGGATACTTGGTGGCAAACGGAGACAGGCGGAATAATGATTACACCAATACCGTACGTAACTCCAACTACGCCTACATACGCGACTTTACCTTTTATTGGCATTCAACCGGCACTAATGGATGAAAATGGTAAAGAAATAAAAGGCAATCAAGTTGATGGTAGGCTGTGCATTAAATTCCCATGGCCGTCTATTGCAAGAACGGTATGGGGCAATCATGACCGTTACAGGGACACCTATTTTTCTGCCTTTGAAAACATGTATTTCACAGGTGATGGCGCATTGAGAGATGCCGTTGGGTATTACAGAATTACAGGTCGTGTAGATGATGTGATTATTGTTTCTGGACACAATTTGGGTACCGCTCCTATTGAGGATTCTATTAACGAACATCCTGCTGTTGCGGAATCCGCTATTGTAGGTTTCCCACATGATGTTAAAGGAAATGCACTTTATGGCTATGTTATTCTTAAGGAAACTGGTGAAAGTAGAGATCGTGAAAATTTAAGAAAAGAGATCAACCAGCAAATTACAGAACATGTAGGTCCTATTGCCAAATTGGATAAAATTCAATTTGTATCTGGTCTGCCAAAAACTCGAAGTGGTAAAATTATGCGAAGAATTTTACGCAAAATCGCCAGCAACGACACTAGTAATTTAGGAGATACCAGTACACTTTTAAACCCAGAAGTTGTTCAAGAAATTATGGCCAATGCACTATAG
- a CDS encoding DUF4212 domain-containing protein — MSEKQKKATAYWKENVRYLFILLVIWFAVSFGAGILFKEALDTIKIGGFKLGFWFAQQGSIYIFVILIFVYVRLMNKLDKKYGYND, encoded by the coding sequence ATGTCTGAAAAACAAAAGAAAGCTACCGCTTATTGGAAAGAAAATGTACGTTATTTATTCATCTTGCTGGTCATTTGGTTTGCTGTATCATTTGGAGCTGGCATTTTATTTAAGGAAGCATTGGACACTATTAAGATCGGCGGATTCAAATTAGGTTTCTGGTTTGCGCAACAAGGGTCTATTTACATCTTTGTCATCCTAATTTTTGTTTATGTAAGACTCATGAACAAATTGGATAAAAAATACGGATACAACGATTAA
- a CDS encoding sodium:solute symporter family protein, translating into MSVQTWTYILVGLTFALYIGIAIWSRAGSTKDFYVAGGGVSPLANGMATAADWMSAASFISMAGIISFAGYDGSVYLMGWTGGYVLLALLLAPYLRKFGKFTVPDFIGDRYYSKTARIVAVICALIVSFTYVAGQMRGVGVVFSRFLQVDINTGVIIGMIIVLFYAVLGGMKGITYTQVAQYCVLIFAFMVPAIFISIQMTGNPIPQLGMGSTLNDGSGTFLLDKLDGLSTELGFNEYTDGSKSVTDIFAITLALMVGTAGLPHVIVRFFTVKKVKDARKSAGLALLLIAILYTTAPAVSVFAKTNLINTVSNEEYSNMPVWFKNWEETGLLSFDDKNEDGKIQYVADMSKNELTIDNDIMVLANPEIADLPAWVIALVAAGGLAAALSTAAGLLLVISASVSHDLVKKVFKPNISDEAELWVARGSATIAVIIAGYFGINPPGFVAAVVALAFGLAAASFFPAIVLGIFYKKMNKEGAIGGMVVGILLMLFYMTKFKFGWFGGGTSNDWWFGISPEGFGSIAMIANFIVAIIILQFTPEPPEDVQEIVENIRIPSGAGEATGH; encoded by the coding sequence ATGAGTGTACAGACCTGGACATATATTTTAGTAGGACTCACCTTTGCACTATACATAGGTATAGCTATATGGTCTCGCGCAGGTTCTACAAAAGATTTTTATGTTGCGGGTGGCGGTGTTTCTCCATTAGCCAATGGTATGGCCACCGCAGCAGATTGGATGTCGGCAGCTTCATTTATCTCTATGGCAGGCATCATCTCTTTTGCTGGCTATGATGGTTCTGTATATTTAATGGGATGGACAGGCGGATATGTGCTTTTGGCCCTATTACTTGCTCCCTATCTTAGAAAGTTCGGGAAATTCACCGTTCCGGATTTTATTGGTGACCGCTACTACTCAAAAACGGCTAGAATTGTAGCTGTAATCTGTGCACTGATCGTATCGTTTACTTATGTGGCAGGACAAATGCGCGGTGTAGGTGTAGTATTCTCAAGATTTCTTCAAGTAGATATCAATACGGGGGTGATTATAGGAATGATCATCGTATTATTCTATGCCGTGTTAGGTGGAATGAAAGGCATTACCTATACCCAAGTAGCACAATACTGTGTGCTGATTTTCGCCTTTATGGTTCCTGCAATTTTCATATCCATACAAATGACAGGAAATCCTATACCTCAATTAGGAATGGGCTCCACCTTAAATGATGGGTCTGGAACTTTTTTATTGGATAAACTAGACGGATTATCTACAGAACTAGGTTTCAACGAATATACCGATGGATCTAAATCTGTCACCGATATTTTTGCCATAACCTTGGCTCTAATGGTAGGCACAGCAGGCTTACCCCATGTCATTGTTCGCTTCTTTACGGTGAAAAAAGTAAAAGATGCTCGTAAATCTGCTGGACTCGCCTTATTACTAATCGCTATTTTATACACCACGGCCCCAGCTGTTTCCGTATTTGCAAAAACCAATCTCATCAACACGGTCAGTAATGAAGAATATTCAAACATGCCTGTTTGGTTTAAAAATTGGGAAGAAACCGGACTATTATCTTTTGATGATAAAAATGAAGATGGCAAAATTCAATATGTAGCTGATATGTCAAAGAATGAATTGACTATTGACAATGATATTATGGTATTGGCAAACCCCGAAATTGCGGATCTACCGGCTTGGGTAATTGCTTTGGTTGCCGCTGGCGGTCTGGCGGCTGCCCTATCAACAGCCGCAGGGCTATTGCTTGTTATATCTGCCTCGGTATCGCATGATTTGGTCAAAAAAGTCTTTAAACCTAACATCTCGGATGAGGCAGAATTATGGGTCGCAAGGGGATCGGCCACCATTGCCGTAATAATTGCAGGGTACTTTGGTATAAATCCACCAGGTTTTGTAGCTGCAGTTGTCGCCCTGGCATTTGGTCTTGCTGCCGCATCTTTTTTTCCGGCAATCGTACTTGGTATATTTTACAAAAAAATGAATAAAGAAGGTGCCATTGGCGGTATGGTCGTCGGCATCTTACTTATGCTCTTCTATATGACCAAATTTAAATTCGGTTGGTTTGGGGGCGGAACATCAAACGATTGGTGGTTTGGAATTTCACCAGAAGGTTTTGGTAGCATTGCAATGATCGCTAATTTTATAGTAGCCATTATTATACTGCAATTTACTCCTGAACCTCCAGAAGATGTTCAAGAAATTGTAGAAAATATTAGAATACCCAGTGGTGCAGGTGAAGCTACGGGACATTAA
- a CDS encoding glycoside hydrolase family 3 protein: MNRLLPTNKALKQLSLSEKVGQLFMPAAFINDTEEEIQQLEKLISEHHVGGLCFFHSRASAATNFEGKKKIVVNENSFETLKNLIKRYQKAATYPLLISIDAEWGLAMRIENTPQYPYAITLGANKDNKDLVFKVGQNIAKDCKAAGIHWNLSPVVDVNVNPNNPVIGYRSFGDDKEQVITLAKAFVKGTESEGVLTSIKHFPGHGDTATDSHLGLPVIEKTKAELLETELYPFQKLIDEGVDSVMVGHLSVPALTTSPELPSSINKDIITGVLRHEMGFDGVVISDALNMHAVSKNYPTKGELEWLAFNAGNDVLCFAEHIEEGIQCILKNASEAQINKSIERIWKLKAKAISEVDSTLELTDPSALNKQIAERSITLHNGTAQGIEHFRTTNFCTLTLKRFTTDQTKQDIVKNVMAMRKEVENETEILLLLTPPQIKPTNNFGFLQEEIDFLNDLITTKKVVLYHFGNPYALQSFKTDKTTATVIAYQNFKEFQDVATAHFMGTLEAKGKLPVKLN, translated from the coding sequence ATGAATAGATTACTACCTACAAATAAAGCTTTAAAGCAACTTTCACTTTCAGAAAAAGTTGGTCAATTATTTATGCCCGCAGCTTTTATAAATGATACCGAAGAAGAAATACAGCAGCTAGAAAAATTAATTTCTGAACACCATGTTGGCGGGCTTTGCTTTTTTCATTCTCGGGCAAGTGCGGCAACTAACTTTGAAGGCAAAAAGAAAATTGTTGTCAATGAAAATAGTTTTGAAACTTTAAAAAACCTCATCAAAAGATATCAAAAAGCGGCTACTTACCCCCTATTGATTTCCATTGATGCGGAATGGGGTTTGGCCATGCGCATAGAAAACACCCCCCAATATCCGTACGCCATTACCTTAGGAGCCAATAAGGACAATAAAGACTTAGTATTTAAAGTAGGCCAGAACATTGCCAAAGATTGTAAAGCCGCAGGAATACATTGGAATCTTTCTCCTGTAGTAGATGTCAACGTAAACCCTAACAACCCCGTAATTGGGTATAGATCCTTTGGTGATGACAAAGAACAAGTAATCACATTGGCAAAAGCATTTGTAAAAGGAACTGAATCAGAAGGTGTACTTACAAGCATTAAGCATTTTCCCGGACATGGAGACACGGCTACAGATTCACATTTGGGGCTTCCTGTTATAGAGAAAACAAAAGCCGAGTTATTGGAGACTGAGCTGTACCCTTTTCAAAAATTAATTGATGAAGGTGTAGATTCCGTGATGGTAGGTCATTTATCTGTGCCTGCACTGACCACTAGCCCAGAATTACCATCTAGCATTAATAAAGATATAATAACCGGTGTATTAAGGCATGAAATGGGCTTTGACGGAGTAGTCATTTCAGATGCCTTGAACATGCATGCAGTATCTAAAAACTACCCGACCAAAGGAGAATTGGAATGGTTGGCCTTTAATGCAGGTAATGACGTTTTATGTTTTGCCGAGCATATAGAAGAAGGCATTCAATGTATTTTAAAAAATGCATCGGAAGCACAAATTAACAAGAGTATAGAACGTATTTGGAAACTGAAAGCAAAGGCAATATCAGAAGTTGATTCCACTCTAGAATTAACAGACCCAAGTGCTCTGAACAAACAAATAGCGGAGCGATCAATCACCTTACATAATGGCACTGCGCAAGGTATTGAACATTTTAGAACAACCAATTTCTGCACATTGACACTTAAAAGGTTTACCACAGATCAAACGAAACAAGATATTGTTAAAAATGTTATGGCAATGCGAAAAGAAGTTGAAAATGAAACCGAGATTCTTTTGCTGCTAACTCCTCCTCAAATAAAACCAACCAATAATTTTGGTTTTCTTCAAGAGGAAATAGATTTTTTAAATGATTTAATCACTACCAAAAAAGTGGTTCTGTATCATTTTGGAAACCCATATGCTCTACAATCTTTTAAAACGGATAAAACAACGGCTACCGTAATTGCATATCAGAATTTCAAAGAGTTTCAAGACGTTGCCACAGCACATTTTATGGGTACATTAGAGGCAAAAGGAAAATTACCTGTAAAACTAAATTAG
- a CDS encoding MFS transporter has translation MVQKDKGAWAWVPVLYFTQGLPYVLVVTVSVIMYKKLGVSNEDIGLYTSILYLPWVLKPLWSPFVDLKSTKRKWFLSMQLLIAIALLGVGLTLPTNMFFVSSLACFWMAAFASATNDIASDGYYMLGLTEKKQSFFVGMRSTFYRLAMVTGEGLIVVLAGFLENKYGDNTKAWSITMSAAAFLMLIMTVANFFVTPKYESENKEDKEKPAGFLEVFASFFKKPGIGIALAFILTYRLGESQLVKMASPFLLDSPDKGGLGYSTEQLGTIFGTVGVIFLSVGGILGGILISRDGLKKWMLPMVLSLNLPNILYAVLAMTNTTSIYAVTATVVFEKFGYGFGFAAFLMYLIYIAEGKSKTSHYAIATGFMALGMMLPGMISGYMQQWLGYDGFFVWVVIAALPALLLLKFITYPADFGKKTTVTNE, from the coding sequence ATGGTACAAAAAGACAAAGGAGCTTGGGCATGGGTACCTGTGCTTTATTTCACACAAGGTTTGCCCTATGTATTGGTAGTTACGGTTTCCGTAATCATGTACAAAAAATTAGGGGTCAGCAATGAAGACATAGGCCTATACACCAGTATTCTCTATTTACCATGGGTACTTAAACCATTATGGAGTCCGTTCGTTGATTTAAAAAGCACCAAAAGAAAGTGGTTTTTAAGCATGCAACTACTAATAGCTATTGCATTGTTAGGTGTGGGCTTAACATTGCCCACTAATATGTTCTTTGTTTCATCTTTAGCCTGTTTCTGGATGGCTGCATTTGCCTCTGCCACCAATGACATTGCTTCAGATGGATATTACATGCTTGGCTTAACAGAAAAAAAACAATCGTTCTTTGTTGGCATGAGAAGTACTTTCTACAGACTTGCCATGGTAACGGGCGAAGGTTTAATAGTTGTACTTGCCGGTTTCTTAGAAAACAAATATGGCGACAACACCAAAGCTTGGAGCATAACCATGTCAGCTGCCGCTTTTTTAATGTTGATCATGACTGTTGCCAACTTTTTTGTTACACCAAAATATGAATCTGAAAATAAAGAGGATAAAGAAAAACCAGCAGGCTTTTTAGAGGTATTCGCATCATTTTTTAAAAAACCGGGCATAGGTATTGCGTTAGCTTTTATTCTTACGTATCGTTTAGGTGAATCACAATTGGTAAAAATGGCGTCCCCTTTTTTATTGGACTCACCTGATAAAGGCGGATTAGGATATTCTACTGAACAATTAGGAACTATTTTCGGTACCGTAGGAGTTATTTTTCTTTCCGTTGGCGGTATATTGGGTGGTATCTTAATTTCACGCGATGGTTTAAAAAAATGGATGTTACCCATGGTACTTTCATTGAACCTGCCTAATATTCTTTATGCCGTTTTGGCCATGACCAATACTACAAGTATCTATGCCGTTACGGCAACAGTGGTTTTTGAAAAATTTGGATATGGTTTCGGTTTTGCTGCCTTTTTAATGTACCTAATTTACATTGCCGAGGGCAAATCTAAAACATCTCACTACGCCATTGCCACCGGTTTTATGGCCTTAGGGATGATGCTACCCGGTATGATCAGCGGTTACATGCAGCAATGGCTGGGGTATGACGGCTTTTTTGTATGGGTAGTCATTGCGGCCCTACCAGCACTCTTACTTTTAAAATTTATTACCTACCCAGCAGATTTCGGCAAAAAAACAACGGTTACCAATGAATAG
- a CDS encoding multidrug effflux MFS transporter, whose protein sequence is MQNEQVKPNFEFVALMASLMSIVALTIDAILPAMADIGIAINSLDPTRNQLLVTMIFLGLGVGQLFFGPLSDSLGRKPIVYLGFTVFLIASVICLLAPNLEIMLVGRILQGIGLSAPRTISISIIRDTYRGDYMAKIMSFVTAFFILVPVVAPAIGKAVMEYTGWEGIFYMQLFFALVVGIWFYKRQEETLKPQYKVPFSFHVFVRGTKEIFKYKETVSCTMISGLITGSFLVYLSSAQHVFEELYGLTDTFPYVFAGLALSVGFSTLMNGTLVLRFGMRNLSFSALVAFTVIALSYSLLFLNSQNPSITILLIFLSLQFLCLGFIWGNMRSIAMEPIGHIAGIGAAITGFISTILSIPISIFVGSFIEDSVWALFAGLGVCGLISVVLFMSFKTRPLFANNHAFSK, encoded by the coding sequence ATGCAGAATGAACAAGTAAAGCCAAATTTTGAATTTGTAGCCTTAATGGCTTCTTTAATGTCAATTGTTGCCTTAACAATTGATGCCATTTTACCGGCTATGGCAGACATAGGTATAGCTATCAATAGTTTAGATCCAACCCGGAATCAACTATTGGTAACCATGATATTTTTGGGATTGGGGGTAGGTCAACTTTTTTTCGGACCACTGTCGGATAGTTTAGGTAGAAAGCCCATTGTTTATTTAGGTTTTACGGTGTTTCTTATTGCTAGTGTTATTTGCTTGTTGGCTCCAAATCTTGAAATTATGTTGGTGGGGCGTATTTTGCAAGGTATTGGGTTATCTGCTCCAAGAACAATCAGTATATCCATAATTCGTGATACTTATAGAGGAGATTACATGGCAAAAATCATGTCATTTGTTACGGCATTTTTTATTTTGGTACCGGTAGTTGCTCCGGCTATAGGTAAAGCGGTAATGGAGTATACCGGATGGGAAGGAATTTTTTATATGCAATTGTTTTTTGCTCTTGTTGTAGGTATCTGGTTTTATAAAAGACAGGAAGAAACGTTGAAACCCCAATATAAAGTGCCATTTTCTTTTCATGTTTTTGTTAGAGGGACCAAAGAGATTTTTAAATATAAAGAAACTGTTTCGTGTACCATGATTTCGGGTTTGATCACAGGATCCTTCTTAGTGTACTTAAGCTCTGCGCAACACGTGTTTGAAGAACTTTATGGTTTAACAGATACATTTCCATATGTATTTGCAGGTTTGGCATTGTCCGTTGGTTTTTCAACATTAATGAACGGTACATTGGTTTTGCGTTTTGGTATGCGTAATCTCTCTTTTTCCGCACTGGTTGCCTTTACGGTAATTGCTTTGTCTTACAGTTTACTGTTCTTAAATTCTCAAAACCCGAGTATAACGATACTATTGATATTTCTTTCGTTACAATTTTTATGTTTAGGTTTTATCTGGGGTAATATGCGATCTATTGCTATGGAGCCAATTGGGCACATTGCAGGAATAGGTGCTGCCATAACAGGATTCATTTCTACAATTCTGTCCATTCCTATTTCTATATTTGTGGGAAGTTTCATAGAGGATTCCGTTTGGGCACTATTTGCTGGTTTAGGGGTATGCGGCTTAATTTCGGTAGTGTTGTTTATGTCTTTTAAAACCAGGCCCTTGTTCGCAAATAATCATGCCTTCTCTAAGTAA
- a CDS encoding glycoside hydrolase family 10 protein, producing the protein MIKQLTLFALLLILNSCGIFKSYEKYPKREFRGVWVATVVNIDWPKNGNDSAEKQKTDFLKILDFYERENYNAVIVQVRAAGDAFYQSDYAPYSRFLTGEEGTAPKWNTDVLEWMINETHERGMEFHAWLNPYRATFDENFEVLSEIHDYCTHPEWIVHYGKKNYYNPGLPEVRNHFSNIIAELVTNYDVDAIHFDDYFYPYKVLNEVFDDSVAFKKYAQEHQKLDDWRRSNIDSLVRQSHETIKSIKPWVQFGISPFGVWKNNSTDPKGSDTKAGQTTYEDLYADPLLWMEKGWIDYLAPQVYWSMDLPVASHRKIVDWWAKNNYNTNLYVGNGPYKIRNNSDKAWEEKKELPMQLELARNTPQIQGNIMFSAKSLMTDKDDVVEYIHKKYYKRPALNPISGLAKNHKAKAPKLVSSSKNDTELTLEFNDLNNIRFALVYSSGIRVKDTYDIKKLRSKIYVENNNTSLNIPLDQLKKKYNAISFIDVYGKETTPIIINLKQVNK; encoded by the coding sequence ATGATAAAACAGCTAACACTATTTGCTTTACTACTTATTCTTAATTCATGTGGCATTTTTAAGTCATATGAAAAATACCCTAAAAGAGAATTTAGAGGGGTTTGGGTAGCTACTGTGGTCAATATAGATTGGCCAAAGAATGGCAATGATTCAGCAGAAAAACAAAAAACCGATTTTTTAAAGATTTTAGATTTTTATGAAAGAGAGAATTATAACGCCGTTATAGTTCAAGTACGTGCAGCCGGCGATGCCTTTTACCAATCTGATTATGCGCCATATTCACGATTTTTAACAGGAGAAGAAGGTACAGCCCCTAAATGGAATACAGACGTCCTAGAATGGATGATCAACGAAACCCATGAAAGAGGCATGGAGTTCCATGCGTGGTTAAATCCGTACAGGGCAACTTTCGATGAAAATTTCGAAGTATTATCAGAAATCCATGACTACTGTACCCACCCAGAGTGGATAGTACATTATGGTAAGAAAAATTATTACAACCCAGGTTTGCCAGAAGTTCGTAACCACTTTTCAAATATTATAGCGGAGTTGGTGACTAATTATGATGTAGATGCCATCCATTTTGATGATTATTTTTATCCTTACAAGGTTTTAAATGAAGTTTTTGATGACTCGGTCGCTTTTAAAAAATACGCACAAGAGCATCAAAAATTAGATGATTGGAGACGTAGTAATATTGACTCTTTAGTAAGACAGTCTCACGAAACCATAAAATCAATTAAACCTTGGGTTCAGTTTGGTATAAGTCCGTTTGGGGTTTGGAAAAATAATAGTACAGATCCAAAAGGTTCTGACACCAAAGCAGGACAAACTACTTATGAAGATTTGTATGCCGACCCATTACTTTGGATGGAAAAAGGTTGGATAGATTATTTAGCACCCCAAGTATACTGGAGTATGGATCTACCTGTAGCATCGCACAGAAAAATTGTTGATTGGTGGGCAAAGAACAACTATAACACTAATCTATATGTTGGTAACGGACCTTATAAAATTAGAAATAACAGCGATAAAGCTTGGGAAGAAAAAAAGGAATTGCCCATGCAATTAGAGTTGGCGCGTAACACACCACAAATACAAGGCAATATCATGTTCAGTGCCAAATCATTAATGACTGACAAAGATGATGTGGTAGAATATATTCACAAAAAATACTACAAGAGACCAGCATTGAATCCTATTTCTGGCTTAGCCAAAAACCATAAGGCGAAAGCACCAAAATTAGTAAGTTCAAGTAAAAACGATACTGAATTAACACTAGAGTTCAATGACTTGAACAATATAAGATTTGCTTTAGTCTACTCATCTGGCATAAGGGTTAAAGACACCTATGACATAAAGAAATTAAGATCGAAAATTTATGTTGAGAACAATAACACAAGCCTAAACATACCACTTGACCAGTTGAAGAAAAAGTACAACGCCATTAGTTTCATAGATGTTTACGGTAAAGAGACCACTCCAATAATTATTAATTTAAAACAAGTGAATAAGTAG
- a CDS encoding anhydro-N-acetylmuramic acid kinase: MKTYKIIGLMSGTSLDGLDLAYCHIWEKKGTWQFEIKETKSIKYSTEMLNTLKNAIDLSAEKLIELHNTYGTWLGEQVLTFVNDYSLTVDYIASHGHTTHHRPEMGLTFQVGSGQHLANACGIKVICDFRTNDLALGGQGAPLVPIGDSIFFNQYDFCLNLGGISNISFDVKGKRIAYDIGLANMILNYITRKVNLEYDEDGRLARKGKINKTMLERLNGLEYYLLPHPKSIGYEWFLAEVVPIVEDTKDTLENLLHTSVHHICDKVAQQIQLNFKHNNQELLVTGGGALNSFLTETLQAKLGEATNVVVPEKIIIEFKEALVFALMGVLRVEQLTNVLSSVTGAKKDSSSGVLFIPN; the protein is encoded by the coding sequence ATGAAAACATATAAAATTATCGGTCTCATGTCGGGCACATCATTAGATGGCCTTGATTTAGCCTACTGTCACATTTGGGAGAAAAAAGGAACTTGGCAATTTGAAATCAAAGAAACCAAGAGCATTAAGTATTCAACTGAAATGTTGAACACCTTAAAAAATGCCATTGATTTATCTGCAGAAAAACTTATAGAATTGCATAACACCTATGGTACTTGGCTAGGAGAACAGGTTTTGACCTTTGTTAACGACTATTCGTTGACAGTAGATTATATTGCCAGTCATGGCCATACCACTCACCATAGACCAGAGATGGGGCTTACATTTCAAGTTGGCTCAGGACAGCATCTGGCAAATGCTTGCGGTATAAAAGTCATCTGTGATTTTAGAACAAATGATTTGGCATTGGGTGGTCAAGGAGCTCCTTTAGTACCTATTGGAGATAGTATTTTCTTTAACCAATATGATTTCTGTTTAAATTTAGGTGGCATCAGTAATATATCTTTTGATGTAAAAGGAAAGCGAATAGCTTATGATATTGGTTTAGCAAATATGATTCTCAACTATATTACCAGAAAGGTAAATCTAGAATACGACGAGGACGGTAGACTAGCCCGCAAGGGTAAAATAAACAAAACCATGTTAGAAAGGTTAAATGGTCTAGAGTACTATTTATTACCACACCCAAAATCTATTGGGTATGAGTGGTTTTTAGCCGAGGTAGTGCCCATTGTAGAAGATACCAAAGATACCTTAGAGAACTTGTTACACACCAGTGTTCATCATATCTGCGATAAAGTGGCACAACAGATTCAATTGAATTTTAAACACAACAACCAAGAATTATTGGTAACCGGTGGCGGAGCTTTAAATTCCTTTCTAACCGAAACATTACAAGCTAAATTGGGCGAAGCCACAAATGTAGTGGTGCCCGAAAAAATAATTATAGAGTTTAAAGAAGCTTTGGTATTTGCTTTAATGGGCGTTTTAAGAGTTGAGCAACTTACAAATGTACTTTCATCTGTAACTGGAGCGAAAAAAGATTCATCAAGTGGAGTATTGTTCATACCTAATTAA